In Salmo trutta chromosome 37, fSalTru1.1, whole genome shotgun sequence, the following proteins share a genomic window:
- the LOC115177095 gene encoding retinoic acid receptor RXR-beta-A isoform X2: MSSHQPTSSASNSPTSTFGSPFSVISPSLGSPGVAPSMGYGPISSSQINSTMGMHSISSSDDVKPPFGLRPMSAHSPGIMLSQKRMCAICGDRSSGKHYGVYSCEGCKGFFKRTVRKDLSYTCRDNKECLVDKRQRNRCQYCRYQKCLAMGMKREVVQDERQKFQEERQRIREREEGLECSSAVNEEMPVEKILEAETSVEQRAELHSDAGSAGSSPHDAVTNICQTADKQLFALVEWAKRIPHFSELPLDDQVILLRAGWNELLIASFSHRSIAVKDGVLLANELHRDNAHSAGVAAIFDRESVQSAEVGAIFDRVLTELVSKMRDMQMDKTELGCLRAIVLFNPDAKGLSNTGEVELLREKVYASLEAYCKQKYPEQQGRFAKLLLRLPALRSIGLKCLEHLFFFKLIGDTPIDTFLMEMLEAPHQLA; encoded by the exons ATGTCATCGCATCAGCCCACCAGTTCAGCCTCCAACAGTCCCACCAGCACCTTTGGCTCGCCTTTCTCAGTCATCAGCCCCTCACTGGGATCCCCTGGTGTGGCACCCTCCATGGGTTATGGGCCTATTAGCAGTAGCCAG ATCAACTCTACAATGGGGATGCACTCAATAAGCAGCTCGGATGATGTTAAACCCCCGTTTGGCTTGAGGCCTATGTCTGCACACAGCCCTGGGATAATGCTCTCCCAGAAACGCATGTGTGCCATCTGTGGAGACCGCTCCTCTG GTAAGCACTATGGTGTGTACAGCTGTGAAGGTTGCAAGGGCTTCTTCAAACGCACAGTGCGCAAGGACCTGAGCTACACCTGCAGGGATAACAAAGAATGCCTGGTGGACAAGCGCCAGCGCAATCGCTGCCAGTACTGTCGCTACCAGAAGTGTCTGGCTATGGGCATGAAGAGGGAAG TGGTCCAAGATGAACGTCAGAAAT TCCAGGAGGAGCGTCAGAGGATCAGGGAGCGAGAGGAGGGACTGGAGTGCAGCAGTGCTGTGAACGAGGAGATGCCCGTGGAGAAGATCTTGGAGGCAGAGACGTCCGTGGAGCAGAGGGCAGAGCTCCACTCAGATGCAGGCTCCGCTGGTAGCTCT CCCCATGATGCGGTGACAAACATCTGCCAGACTGCAGACAAGCAGCTGTTTGCGTTGGTGGAGTGGGCCAAGAGGATCCCCCATTTCTCTGAGCTGCCCCTGGACGACCAGGTCATCCTCCTGCGTGCAG ggtggAATGAACTTCTGATCGCCTCCTTCTCCCACCGCTCCATCGCTGTGAAGGACGGGGTCCTGCTGGCCAATGAGCTACACCGGGACAATGCACATAGTGCAGGGGTGGCGGCCATCTTTGACAG GGAGAGTGTGCAGAGTGCTGAGGTGGGAGCCATATTTGACCG GGTTCTCACTGAGCTGGTCAGTAAGATGAGAGACATGCAGATGGACAAGACAGAGCTGGGCTGCCTCCGTGCCATCGTCCTCTTCAACCCAG ACGCTAAAGGTCTGTCCAACACCGGAGAGGTGGAGCTCCTGAGAGAGAAGGTCTATGCGTCACTGGAAGCCTACTGCAAGCAGAAATACCCAGAGCAGCAGGGAAG GTTTGCTAAGCTCCTCCTCAGGCTGCCAGCACTGCGTTCTATTGGCTTGAAGTGTTTGGAGCACCTGTTCTTCTTCAAGCTGATCGGTGACACCCCTATCGACACGTTCCTCATGGAAATGCTTGAAGCACCTCATCAGTTGGCATAG
- the LOC115177095 gene encoding retinoic acid receptor RXR-beta-A isoform X1, whose translation MSSHQPTSSASNSPTSTFGSPFSVISPSLGSPGVAPSMGYGPISSSQINSTMGMHSISSSDDVKPPFGLRPMSAHSPGIMLSQKRMCAICGDRSSGKHYGVYSCEGCKGFFKRTVRKDLSYTCRDNKECLVDKRQRNRCQYCRYQKCLAMGMKREVVQDERQKSVQEERQRIREREEGLECSSAVNEEMPVEKILEAETSVEQRAELHSDAGSAGSSPHDAVTNICQTADKQLFALVEWAKRIPHFSELPLDDQVILLRAGWNELLIASFSHRSIAVKDGVLLANELHRDNAHSAGVAAIFDRESVQSAEVGAIFDRVLTELVSKMRDMQMDKTELGCLRAIVLFNPDAKGLSNTGEVELLREKVYASLEAYCKQKYPEQQGRFAKLLLRLPALRSIGLKCLEHLFFFKLIGDTPIDTFLMEMLEAPHQLA comes from the exons ATGTCATCGCATCAGCCCACCAGTTCAGCCTCCAACAGTCCCACCAGCACCTTTGGCTCGCCTTTCTCAGTCATCAGCCCCTCACTGGGATCCCCTGGTGTGGCACCCTCCATGGGTTATGGGCCTATTAGCAGTAGCCAG ATCAACTCTACAATGGGGATGCACTCAATAAGCAGCTCGGATGATGTTAAACCCCCGTTTGGCTTGAGGCCTATGTCTGCACACAGCCCTGGGATAATGCTCTCCCAGAAACGCATGTGTGCCATCTGTGGAGACCGCTCCTCTG GTAAGCACTATGGTGTGTACAGCTGTGAAGGTTGCAAGGGCTTCTTCAAACGCACAGTGCGCAAGGACCTGAGCTACACCTGCAGGGATAACAAAGAATGCCTGGTGGACAAGCGCCAGCGCAATCGCTGCCAGTACTGTCGCTACCAGAAGTGTCTGGCTATGGGCATGAAGAGGGAAG TGGTCCAAGATGAACGTCAGAAAT CAGTCCAGGAGGAGCGTCAGAGGATCAGGGAGCGAGAGGAGGGACTGGAGTGCAGCAGTGCTGTGAACGAGGAGATGCCCGTGGAGAAGATCTTGGAGGCAGAGACGTCCGTGGAGCAGAGGGCAGAGCTCCACTCAGATGCAGGCTCCGCTGGTAGCTCT CCCCATGATGCGGTGACAAACATCTGCCAGACTGCAGACAAGCAGCTGTTTGCGTTGGTGGAGTGGGCCAAGAGGATCCCCCATTTCTCTGAGCTGCCCCTGGACGACCAGGTCATCCTCCTGCGTGCAG ggtggAATGAACTTCTGATCGCCTCCTTCTCCCACCGCTCCATCGCTGTGAAGGACGGGGTCCTGCTGGCCAATGAGCTACACCGGGACAATGCACATAGTGCAGGGGTGGCGGCCATCTTTGACAG GGAGAGTGTGCAGAGTGCTGAGGTGGGAGCCATATTTGACCG GGTTCTCACTGAGCTGGTCAGTAAGATGAGAGACATGCAGATGGACAAGACAGAGCTGGGCTGCCTCCGTGCCATCGTCCTCTTCAACCCAG ACGCTAAAGGTCTGTCCAACACCGGAGAGGTGGAGCTCCTGAGAGAGAAGGTCTATGCGTCACTGGAAGCCTACTGCAAGCAGAAATACCCAGAGCAGCAGGGAAG GTTTGCTAAGCTCCTCCTCAGGCTGCCAGCACTGCGTTCTATTGGCTTGAAGTGTTTGGAGCACCTGTTCTTCTTCAAGCTGATCGGTGACACCCCTATCGACACGTTCCTCATGGAAATGCTTGAAGCACCTCATCAGTTGGCATAG
- the LOC115177502 gene encoding C-type mannose receptor 2, producing the protein MMRSTALLCLLSISGLCYLTLSISPPQYHYVSLQMNYSQAQAYCRDMYTDLATIYNSGDLDRLVQLVPNWTASVWIGLEFGDEFEWHWSLPDQRKIEFFNWRAAEPKQNNTQDSCAAMDPNGQWFEDNCQIKRGFVCFDGKNASNSHIFIDDSKTWRQAQNHCRGTYTDLASIRSREENHHVQTMSLSQSMWIGLFKDPWKWSDGSNSSYRFWKTNQPNNFRRDQNCTSVILNDKKRGPELYFCYTQR; encoded by the exons ATGATGAGGAGCACTGCACTGTTGTGTCTCCTGTCCATCTCAG GACTGTGTTACCTGACTCTCAGTATCTCCCCTCCTCAGTATCACTATGTTAGCCTTCAAATGAATTATAGCCAAGCCCAGGCTTATTGTAGAGACATGTACACTGACTTGGCAACCATCTACAACTCAGGGGATCTGGATAGACTTGTACAATTGGTACCAAATTGGACAGCCAGTGTCTGGATAGGACTGGAGTTTGGAGATGAATTTGAGTGGCACTGGTCATTGCCAGATCAGAGAAAGATTGAGTTTTTCAACTGGAGGGCAGCAGAGCCGAAGCAAAACAATACTCAAGATAGCTGTGCTGCAATGGATCCAAACGGACAGTGGTTTGAGGATAACTGCCAAATTAAAAGAGGTTTTGTTTGCTTTGATG GGAAAAACGCTAGTAACAGTCACATCTTCATTGATGACAGCAAGACTTGGAGACAGGCTCAAAACCACTGCCGGGGTACGTACACAGACCTGGCCAGCATACGGTCCAGAGAGGAAAACCATCACGTCCAGACCATGTCACTGTCCCAGAGCATGTGGATTGGTCTCTTCAAAGACccatggaagtggtcagatgggAGCAACTCCTCATACCGCTTCTGGAAGACCAATCAGCCTAACAACTTCAGAAGGGACCAGAACtgtacttctgttatactcaacgaTAAGAAGAGGGGACCAGAACtgtacttctgttatactcaacgaTAA
- the LOC115177501 gene encoding mucin-5AC isoform X2, producing MKRPTTQMPPTTTHTVPQTTPPTATVLATAEPSTTEEVTPKLTTTHLVQIQHILSDLLPTSDQATTVGLPVQNTPSTPVPTTFTNTAQGSIEQLTTKHPTTEHATTVKKPTTFNTKVNVTKQLTTEHLTSDPATTVPVQSNISMPVPSTLISTDHASTEQLTTEHLTSDPATTVPVQKPTTSNTPVHVSTEQLSTRLLTSDPLTTVPVQKLTTSNTPVHVSTEHTSSDQAITEPVPNTPTSVPAIFTTTEQATTSYIPTSATTAPVQNTPSSSVQTTFNSTEHTSPEQLTTEHLTSDPLTTVPVQKPATSNTPDHVSTEQLSTRLLTSDPLTTVPVQNSPSTPVPTTFNTTDQVSTEQLTTKHLNTESATTVPFQSIISTSVPTTTEHASTEMLTTEHSTTEKVTTDFSPTSASTVPIQNISSTSIPTTFNTTVHVSTEEATTKHLTTENVTHQSTTEPADTEMQHSITQATTEHTSALDITTVVETAPYSTAEPVSISTVMPNENSQGLSPDNLILIRENMTWNEAMSYCREHHVDLVSITTELLQSWVTERAASATSSQVSVGLRFTCSFHFWFWIRSDAGCYQNWAPGHGSDSQQDCGIAGAVETTGRQQWVSLEENQRLNFICYRCSGDSGEGLIHL from the exons ATGAAGCGACCAACTACCCAGATGCCACCTACAACCACACATACTGTGCCACAAACAACTCCGCCCACAGCTACTGTGCTTGCCACTGCTGAACCGTCAACTACAGAGGAAGTAACACCTAAGCTAACAACTACCCATCTTGTGCAGATCCAACATATTCTTTCAGATCTTTTACCAACCTCTGACCAAGCAACTACTGTAGGCCTCCCTGTTCAAAACACTCCATCTACACCAGTACCAACTACATTCACTAACACAGCGCAAGGTTCAATTGAACAGTTAACTACTAAACACCCAACTACCGAACATGCAACTACTGTTAAAAAACCAACTACATTCAATACCAAAGTAAATGTTACTAAACAGTTAACTACTGAACACCTAACCTCTGACCCAGCGACTACTGTACCCGTTCAAAGCAATATCTCAATGCCTGTACCATCTACATTAATTTCCACAGACCATGCTTCAACTGAACAG TTAACTACTGAACACCTAACCTCTGACCCAGCGACTACTGTACCTGTTCAAAAACCAACTACATCCAATACCCCAGTGCATGTTTCTACTGAACAGCTGTCTACCAGACtcctaacctctgacccactgaCTACTGTACCTGTTCAAAAACTAACTACATCCAATACCCCAGTGCATGTTTCTACTGAACACACAAGCTCTGATCAAGCAATTACTGAACCTGTTCCTAACACTCCTACATCTGTACCAGCTATATTCACTACCACAGAGCAAGCGACTACTAGTTACATACCTACAAGTGCTACGACCGCACCTGTCCAAAACACTCCCTCATCGTCTGTACAAACTACATTCAATTCCACAGAACATACTTCACCAGAACAGTTAACTACTGAACACCTAACATCTGACCCACTGACTACTGTACCTGTTCAAAAACCAGCTACATCTAATACCCCAGACCATGTTTCTACTGAACAGCTGTCTACCAGACtcctaacctctgacccactgaCTACTGTACCTGTTCAAAACAGTCCCTCAACACCAGTACCAACTACATTCAATACAACAGACCAAGTTTCAACTGAACAGTTAACTACTAAACACCTAAATACAGAAAGTGCAACTACTGTACCTTTTCAAAGCATTATCTCAACGTCTGTACCAACTACCACAGAACATGCTTCAACTGAAATGTTAACTACTGAACACTCAACTACAGAGAAAGTGACTACTGATTTCTCACCTACAAGTGCATCTACTGTCCCTATCCAAAACATTTCCTCAACGTCTATACCAACTACATTCAATACCACAGTGCATGTTTCAACCGAAGAGGCGACTACTAAACACCTTACTACTGAGAATGTAACACATCAATCAACAACTGAGCCTGCAGACACAGAAATGCAACACAGCATTACACAAGCGACTACTGAACATACTTCTGCCCTAGATATAACCACAGTGGTTGAGACTGCTCCATACAGTACTGCAGAGCCTGTCAGTATCTCCACTGTCATGCCAAATGAAAACAGTCAAGGTTTAAGTCCAG ACAACCTGATATTGATCCGTGAGAACATGACGTGGAACGAGGCCATGAGCTACTGCAGAGAGCACCATGTTGACCTGGTCTCTATCACTACAGAGCTGCTTCAGTCCTGGGTGACAGAGAGGGCTGCCAGCGCCACCTCATCCCAAGTCTCGGTGGGCCTGCGCTTCACCTGTTCATTCCACTTCTGGTTCTGGATCAGGTCTGATGCAGGCTGCTACCAGAACTGGGCCCCCGGGCACGGCTCAGACAGCCAGCAGGACTGTGGGATTGCAGGGGCTGTAGAGACCACCGGGAGGCAGCAATGGGTTAGTCTGGAGGAGAACCAGAGACTCAACTTTATCTGCTACAGATGTTCTGGGGACAGTGGTGAGGGGTTGATACATCTCTGA
- the LOC115177501 gene encoding mucin-5AC isoform X1, producing the protein MKRPTTQMPPTTTHTVPQTTPPTATVLATAEPSTTEEVTPKLTTTHLVQIQHILSDLLPTSDQATTVGLPVQNTPSTPVPTTFTNTAQGSIEQLTTKHPTTEHATTVKKPTTFNTKVNVTKQLTTEHLTSDPATTVPVQSNISMPVPSTLISTDHASTEQLTTEHLTSDPATTVPVQKPTTSSTTVHVSTEQLSTRLLTSDPLTTVPVQKPTTSNTTEHVSTEQLTTEHLTSDPANTVPVQSYSSMPVPTILTREEATTGYIPTSAPTAPFQNTPSTPVPTTFTTVSTEQLTTEHLTSDPLTTVPVQNSPSTSIPTTFNTTDQVSIEQFTSEQLTIDRATTGYIPTNATVVSVQNSPSTPVPTTKEQASTEMLTTGYSAREEATTGYIPTSASTVPGQNSPSTSIPTTFTTTEHVSTEQLTTEHLTSDPLTTVPVQNTPSTPVLTTSNTPVHVSTGQLSTRLLTSDPLTTVPVQKPTTSNTPVHVSTEQLTTEHLTSDPATTVPVQKPTTSNTPVHVSTEQLSTRLLTSDPLTTVPVQKLTTSNTPVHVSTEHTSSDQAITEPVPNTPTSVPAIFTTTEQATTSYIPTSATTAPVQNTPSSSVQTTFNSTEHTSPEQLTTEHLTSDPLTTVPVQKPATSNTPDHVSTEQLSTRLLTSDPLTTVPVQNSPSTPVPTTFNTTDQVSTEQLTTKHLNTESATTVPFQSIISTSVPTTTEHASTEMLTTEHSTTEKVTTDFSPTSASTVPIQNISSTSIPTTFNTTVHVSTEEATTKHLTTENVTHQSTTEPADTEMQHSITQATTEHTSALDITTVVETAPYSTAEPVSISTVMPNENSQGLSPDNLILIRENMTWNEAMSYCREHHVDLVSITTELLQSWVTERAASATSSQVSVGLRFTCSFHFWFWIRSDAGCYQNWAPGHGSDSQQDCGIAGAVETTGRQQWVSLEENQRLNFICYRCSGDSGEGLIHL; encoded by the exons ATGAAGCGACCAACTACCCAGATGCCACCTACAACCACACATACTGTGCCACAAACAACTCCGCCCACAGCTACTGTGCTTGCCACTGCTGAACCGTCAACTACAGAGGAAGTAACACCTAAGCTAACAACTACCCATCTTGTGCAGATCCAACATATTCTTTCAGATCTTTTACCAACCTCTGACCAAGCAACTACTGTAGGCCTCCCTGTTCAAAACACTCCATCTACACCAGTACCAACTACATTCACTAACACAGCGCAAGGTTCAATTGAACAGTTAACTACTAAACACCCAACTACCGAACATGCAACTACTGTTAAAAAACCAACTACATTCAATACCAAAGTAAATGTTACTAAACAGTTAACTACTGAACACCTAACCTCTGACCCAGCGACTACTGTACCCGTTCAAAGCAATATCTCAATGCCTGTACCATCTACATTAATTTCCACAGACCATGCTTCAACTGAACAGTTAACTACTGAACACCTAACCTCTGACCCAGCGACTACTGTACCTGTTCAAAAACCAACTACATCCAGTACCACAGTGCATGTTTCTACTGAACAGCTGTCTACCAGACtcctaacctctgacccactgaCTACTGTACCTGTTCAAAAACCAACTACATCCAATACCACAGAGCACGTTTCAACTGAACAGTTAACTACTGAACACCTAACCTCTGACCCAGCGAATACTGTACCTGTTCAAAGCTATAGCTCAATGCCTGTACCAACTATATTAACTAGAGAGGAAGCAACGACTGGTTACATACCTACAAGTGCTCCTACTGCACCTTTTCAAAACACTCCCTCAACACCAGTACCAACTACATTCACTACCGTTTCAACTGAACAGTTAACTACTGAACACCTAACATCTGACCCACTGACTACTGTACCTGTTCAAAACAGTCCCTCAACGTCTATACCAACTACATTCAATACAACAGACCAAGTTTCAATTGAACAGTTCACTTCTGAACAGCTAACTATAGACCGAGCGACTACTGGTTACATACCTACAAATGCAACTGTTGTATCTGTTCAAAACAGTCCCTCAACACCAGTACCAACTACTAAAGAACAAGCTTCAACTGAAATGTTAACTACTGGTTACTCAGCTAGAGAGGAAGCAACTACTGGTTACATACCTACAAGTGCTTCTACTGTCCCTGGTCAAAACAGTCCCTCAACGTCTATACCAACTACATTCACTACCACAGAGCACGTTTCAACTGAACAGTTAACTACTGAACACCTAACCTCTGATCCACTGACTACTGTACCTGTTCAAAACACTCCTTCTACACCAGTACTAACTACATCTAATACCCCAGTGCATGTTTCTACTGGACAGCTGTCTACCAGACtcctaacctctgacccactgaCTACTGTACCTGTTCAAAAACCAACTACATCCAATACCCCAGTGCATGTTTCAACTGAACAGTTAACTACTGAACACCTAACCTCTGACCCAGCGACTACTGTACCTGTTCAAAAACCAACTACATCCAATACCCCAGTGCATGTTTCTACTGAACAGCTGTCTACCAGACtcctaacctctgacccactgaCTACTGTACCTGTTCAAAAACTAACTACATCCAATACCCCAGTGCATGTTTCTACTGAACACACAAGCTCTGATCAAGCAATTACTGAACCTGTTCCTAACACTCCTACATCTGTACCAGCTATATTCACTACCACAGAGCAAGCGACTACTAGTTACATACCTACAAGTGCTACGACCGCACCTGTCCAAAACACTCCCTCATCGTCTGTACAAACTACATTCAATTCCACAGAACATACTTCACCAGAACAGTTAACTACTGAACACCTAACATCTGACCCACTGACTACTGTACCTGTTCAAAAACCAGCTACATCTAATACCCCAGACCATGTTTCTACTGAACAGCTGTCTACCAGACtcctaacctctgacccactgaCTACTGTACCTGTTCAAAACAGTCCCTCAACACCAGTACCAACTACATTCAATACAACAGACCAAGTTTCAACTGAACAGTTAACTACTAAACACCTAAATACAGAAAGTGCAACTACTGTACCTTTTCAAAGCATTATCTCAACGTCTGTACCAACTACCACAGAACATGCTTCAACTGAAATGTTAACTACTGAACACTCAACTACAGAGAAAGTGACTACTGATTTCTCACCTACAAGTGCATCTACTGTCCCTATCCAAAACATTTCCTCAACGTCTATACCAACTACATTCAATACCACAGTGCATGTTTCAACCGAAGAGGCGACTACTAAACACCTTACTACTGAGAATGTAACACATCAATCAACAACTGAGCCTGCAGACACAGAAATGCAACACAGCATTACACAAGCGACTACTGAACATACTTCTGCCCTAGATATAACCACAGTGGTTGAGACTGCTCCATACAGTACTGCAGAGCCTGTCAGTATCTCCACTGTCATGCCAAATGAAAACAGTCAAGGTTTAAGTCCAG ACAACCTGATATTGATCCGTGAGAACATGACGTGGAACGAGGCCATGAGCTACTGCAGAGAGCACCATGTTGACCTGGTCTCTATCACTACAGAGCTGCTTCAGTCCTGGGTGACAGAGAGGGCTGCCAGCGCCACCTCATCCCAAGTCTCGGTGGGCCTGCGCTTCACCTGTTCATTCCACTTCTGGTTCTGGATCAGGTCTGATGCAGGCTGCTACCAGAACTGGGCCCCCGGGCACGGCTCAGACAGCCAGCAGGACTGTGGGATTGCAGGGGCTGTAGAGACCACCGGGAGGCAGCAATGGGTTAGTCTGGAGGAGAACCAGAGACTCAACTTTATCTGCTACAGATGTTCTGGGGACAGTGGTGAGGGGTTGATACATCTCTGA